A stretch of the Helicoverpa zea isolate HzStark_Cry1AcR chromosome 15, ilHelZeax1.1, whole genome shotgun sequence genome encodes the following:
- the LOC124637161 gene encoding uncharacterized protein LOC124637161: MKSAECVSIALDSESDPIYLLCIYRPPKINKQDKTRQFLEELRKVLENLPIKNNLIICGDININLLKSQDCRVMEYETLLAEFGLIKCINKITRKEIMKGNVVESCLDHIYIRAPSAQINSAVIRQKISDHFLVSAAVQWNRATQNSVRAGNSASRGRGPSADDRSGRNMPTASCRRVLDNRLVRERLLSTDFKALLSIECPIELYNSLTQLFIEIYNDCYKTVNVSISSRNKSWVTDYLKDLIKERDRLFKVWCNDPKNMIKRLEYTKYRNKCYKTITKFSNEYDKQSIINCNKNIKKIWDRINILLGNSKQSLDTVILSNMQAQGSTKDIADGFATTFDEEIQQIKHICNDKWLSRHSYVQKPDINMRWQPVTHKYVAKIIKNMDANKSPGSDLIRMSDLKIVANEISPVVAKLINLSVEKHKFPKKLKEAIIRPIYKKGNRKLYSNYRPIAILSSIDKIIEKCIINQLGTYLRTHNIINKSQHGFQKAKSTNTLLSNFTNEINNYLNDKKFVVAIFFDYKKAFDTLETNTLITSLEECGVEKPLKEWFRDYLTSRSYRVKIGDTLSDEKMVRCGVPQGSGSGPVCYLMHVNSLCNVLQHCSAHMFADDLCAMRAGTDLAETCRLVQQDVDAVVKWSHDNGIVLNTDKTQYIIIHSPYLPLKDNPLPLYTHTFGCIHGGLVNCGCKTIQRVSCVTYLGVKVDEHFSWKEHIDFLCNKLKTVLSKFYHLSYRVPTSTLKILYSCMVESIIDYALDCYGLTFKSHIEKLENIQIRFLKLLVDKKTKNKHKTDYYKLYKICKVLPVSIKHKYLLATNSHGNRERNSLLTNVSNSYNTRTMSSGKYVVPRVNNVYGDRTLEKRVPYVLNSLPDDIRNENRKNKFKIKLKKHLLSTLP, encoded by the coding sequence ATGAAATCGGCAGAGTGTGTTTCCATTGCACTCGACAGCGAGAGTGATCCGATTTATTTGCTATGTATTTACCGAccaccaaaaattaacaaacaagATAAAACTAGACAATTTCTCGAAGAATTACGTAAAGTATTAGAAAATTTACcaataaagaataatttaattatatgtggagatataaatataaacttattaaaaagtCAAGACTGCCGGGTAATGGAATATGAAACTTTATTAGCCGAATTTGGTTTAATtaaatgcataaataaaataacacgtaAAGAAATTATGAAAGGAAATGTAGTCGAATCATGCCTAGACCATATATATATTAGAGCACCTTCAGCACAAATTAATTCCGCGGTAATACGTCAAAAAATATCGGATCACTTTCTCGTGTCTGCCGCAGTGCAGTGGAACCGCGCCACACAAAATAGTGTGCGAGCTGGCAACAGCGCATCGCGCGGACGCGGGCCATCAGCTGACGATCGGAGCGGGAGAAATATGCCTACCGCGAGTTGTCGCCGTGTTCTTGATAATCGGCTGGTTCGGGAACGATTATTGAGTACTGACTTTAAAGCATTGCTGTCTATCGAATGTccaattgaattgtataactcGCTTACGCAGCTATTTATTGAGATCTACAATGATTGCTATAAAACTGTAAACGTTAGTATAAGCTCTAGAAATAAAAGTTGGGTCACGgattatttaaaagatttaataaaGGAGAGAGATAGACTGTTCAAGGTTTGGTGCAATGATCCAAAGAATATGATAAAAAGATtagaatatacaaaatatagaaACAAATGTTATAAAACTATTACTAAATTTAGCAATGAATATGATAAGCAAAGTATTATtaactgtaataaaaatattaaaaagatatgggatagaataaatatattattaggaAACAGCAAGCAATCTCTAGATACTGTGATATTATCTAATATGCAAGCGCAGGGAAGTACGAAAGATATAGCGGATGGGTTTGCAACTACTTTTGATGAGGAAATCCAACAAATTAAACATATATGTAACGACAAATGGTTAAGTAGACACAGTTACGTACAAAAACCTGACATAAATATGAGGTGGCAACCAGTTACTCACAAATACGTTGcgaaaattatcaaaaacatgGACGCCAACAAATCACCTGGAAGTGACCTTATACGTATGTCAGATTTAAAAATAGTAGCTAACGAGATAAGTCCTGTTGTAGCGAAGTTAATTAACTTATCCgtagaaaaacataaatttccCAAAAAATTGAAAGAAGCAATAATACGCCCTATATATAAAAAAGGCAACCGCAAGTTATATTCCAATTATAGACCGATAGCAATTTTATCCAGTATTgacaaaattatagaaaaatgtataataaatcAACTTGGTACATACTTACGCAcacataacataataaataaatcacaacaCGGTTTCCAAAAAGCAAAAAGTACTAATACATTACTGTCTAATTTTACCAACGAAATTAACaactatttaaatgataaaaagttCGTAGtcgcaatattttttgattacaaAAAAGCCTTTGACACCTTAGAAACAAACACTTTAATAACATCTTTAGAAGAGTGTGGTGTGGAGAAGCCTCTGAAGGAATGGTTCAGAGACTACCTCACATCACGCTCTTACCGAGTCAAGATAGGCGACACGTTGAGCGATGAGAAAATGGTCCGATGCGGGGTACCGCAGGGCTCAGGAAGTGGTCCCGTATGCTATTTAATGCATGTTAATAGTCTGTGCAATGTGCTACAGCACTGCTCGGCGCATATGTTCGCGGACGACCTCTGCGCCATGCGGGCCGGTACGGACCTCGCTGAAACGTGTCGTCTGGTGCAGCAAGACGTGGACGCCGTAGTTAAATGGTCCCATGATAACGGCATAGTATTAAATACGGATAAAACACAATACATCATTATTCATTCACCTTACTTACCACTAAAGGATAATCCTCTACCACTATACACTCATACATTTGGTTGCATTCATGGTGGCCTTGtcaattgtggctgcaaaactaTCCAGAGAGTAAGTTGTGTAACTTACTTAGGAGTTAAAGTCGACGAGCATTTCTCATGGAAAGAACATATAGATTTCTTgtgcaataaacttaaaactgtACTAAGTAAATTTTATCACCTAAGTTATCGAGTTCCTACTAGTaccctaaaaatattatattcatgtaTGGTGGAATCAATAATTGATTACGCTCTTGATTGCTATGGACTTACATTCAAATCTCACAtagaaaaattagaaaatatacaaattaggttcttaaaactattagtggataaaaaaactaaaaataaacataaaacagactattataaactatacaaaatttGCAAAGTATTACCGGTCAGCATAAAACATAAGTACTTACTCGCAACTAATAGCCATGGTAATCGGGAGCGTAATTCATTGTTGACTAATGTTAGTAATAGCTATAACACCCGAACGATGTCGTCTGGTAAATATGTAGTACCCAGagttaataatgtttatggGGACCGAACGCTAGAAAAGCGTGTCCCATACGTACTCAATAGCTTACCAGACGACATCAGAAAcgaaaataggaaaaataaatttaagataaaactaaaaaaacacctactcagtacactgccttaa